The Chitinivorax sp. PXF-14 genome contains a region encoding:
- a CDS encoding WD40/YVTN/BNR-like repeat-containing protein, translating into MSQRLLVGTRKGLFVFEPQAASRQWNLVRHEFAGIPVTAVLDDQRSGHWFVGLRHGHFGAKLHRSVDGGLHWQEEECPAFPPEAAAKADGSLPAVDTIWSLAAAGPDMPGVLLAGTIPAALFISNDDGASWGLVESLWDLPERANWLGGGTDNPGLHSICIDPRDSDRVSVGISSGGVWRSEDGCASWRSATQGMVAAYMPPERQEDASVQDPHRVVSCPGVPETFWCQHRSGIFRSGNDLASWEQLHSGLSDFGFAVAVHPTNPDIAWFVPAQSDECQIPQGGDFYVMRTRDGGKSFEKITAGLPPEPAYHLIDRHALAVNDGGRVLAFGSTTGSLWTSSDEGGSWLRVSAELPPILCITFIE; encoded by the coding sequence ATGTCCCAGCGCCTACTGGTTGGCACGCGCAAAGGTTTATTCGTATTCGAGCCCCAGGCTGCTTCCCGTCAATGGAATCTGGTCCGTCACGAATTTGCCGGTATTCCGGTGACGGCGGTGCTCGACGACCAGCGTTCCGGCCATTGGTTCGTTGGGTTGCGCCACGGGCATTTCGGCGCAAAGCTGCATCGCTCGGTCGATGGCGGGCTGCACTGGCAGGAGGAAGAATGCCCGGCCTTTCCGCCGGAGGCCGCTGCCAAGGCCGACGGTAGCCTGCCGGCGGTGGATACGATATGGTCTCTCGCCGCAGCCGGGCCCGACATGCCCGGTGTGTTGCTGGCCGGCACCATTCCGGCGGCCTTGTTCATTTCCAACGACGACGGCGCGAGCTGGGGGCTGGTCGAATCGCTGTGGGATCTGCCCGAACGCGCCAACTGGCTCGGTGGCGGCACCGATAATCCGGGCCTGCATTCGATCTGCATCGATCCGAGGGATAGCGACCGCGTCAGCGTCGGGATTTCCAGCGGTGGCGTGTGGCGCAGCGAAGACGGCTGCGCAAGCTGGCGCAGTGCGACACAGGGCATGGTGGCGGCGTATATGCCGCCGGAACGCCAGGAGGACGCCTCGGTTCAGGACCCGCATCGTGTCGTGTCCTGCCCTGGTGTACCAGAAACCTTCTGGTGCCAGCATCGCAGTGGAATTTTTCGCTCCGGCAATGACCTCGCTTCGTGGGAGCAGCTGCATAGCGGGCTCTCCGACTTTGGTTTCGCGGTTGCCGTGCACCCCACCAACCCGGATATCGCCTGGTTCGTGCCGGCGCAGTCGGACGAATGCCAGATTCCGCAAGGCGGTGACTTCTACGTGATGCGCACGCGCGACGGCGGCAAGAGCTTCGAGAAGATCACCGCGGGCCTGCCGCCAGAGCCCGCCTATCATCTGATTGATCGGCATGCATTGGCCGTCAACGATGGTGGCCGCGTGCTCGCCTTCGGCTCGACGACTGGCTCGCTGTGGACTTCGTCCGACGAGGGCGGGAGCTGGCTCAGGGTATCCGCGGAACTCCCCCCCATTCTATGCATCACTTTCATCGAATAA
- a CDS encoding MoaD/ThiS family protein, with amino-acid sequence MSQIAPVSPVEVSGGTLAAVFDAVFSRYPQARGYVPDEHGRVRRHIAVFVDGRQIEDRRRLDMTVAAASDIFVMKALSGG; translated from the coding sequence TTGAGCCAGATTGCGCCGGTATCCCCTGTCGAGGTGAGCGGTGGCACCCTGGCCGCCGTATTTGACGCGGTATTCTCTCGTTACCCGCAAGCCAGAGGCTATGTGCCGGACGAGCATGGTCGGGTGCGCAGGCACATCGCCGTGTTCGTGGATGGCCGGCAGATCGAGGATCGCCGCCGGCTCGACATGACCGTCGCGGCGGCTAGCGACATATTCGTCATGAAGGCTCTATCTGGAGGGTAG
- the moaE gene encoding molybdopterin synthase catalytic subunit MoaE, protein MDIRVQTQDFDVTEEMRSLRAGNPAIGAVATFVGLVRDVNDGSRVGGMTLEHYPGMTEKALRQIAEQACSRWALLGVTVIHRVGPLAPMDQIVFVGVASAHRGEAFAACEFIMDYLKTQAPFWKKENTPDGERWVDAREADDSAAARWG, encoded by the coding sequence ATGGATATCCGGGTACAGACGCAGGATTTCGATGTCACCGAGGAAATGCGCTCGCTCAGGGCAGGTAATCCGGCCATCGGTGCGGTGGCGACGTTTGTTGGCCTGGTGCGTGACGTCAACGACGGCAGCCGTGTTGGCGGCATGACGCTTGAACACTATCCCGGCATGACCGAAAAGGCGCTGCGCCAGATCGCTGAGCAGGCCTGCTCGCGCTGGGCGCTGCTTGGCGTGACGGTGATCCACCGTGTTGGGCCACTTGCGCCGATGGATCAGATCGTGTTCGTCGGCGTGGCCAGCGCGCACCGGGGCGAGGCGTTTGCCGCCTGCGAATTCATCATGGACTATCTCAAGACCCAGGCGCCGTTCTGGAAAAAGGAAAACACCCCGGACGGCGAGCGTTGGGTCGATGCGCGAGAGGCGGACGACAGCGCTGCGGCGCGCTGGGGTTGA
- the moaD gene encoding molybdopterin converting factor subunit 1, with amino-acid sequence MQCHLLYFARLREVFGTSAESLELPDEAANVAALLDLLRARGGVWSDELASGRSFRVAVNQDMVGADAPLKAGDEVAIFPPVTGG; translated from the coding sequence ATGCAATGCCACTTGCTTTACTTTGCGCGACTGCGCGAAGTGTTCGGAACGTCCGCCGAGTCGCTGGAACTGCCCGACGAGGCCGCCAATGTCGCCGCCTTGCTCGACCTGCTGCGAGCGCGGGGCGGGGTGTGGTCAGACGAATTGGCGTCGGGGCGGTCCTTCCGGGTTGCCGTCAATCAGGACATGGTCGGCGCTGACGCGCCGCTGAAGGCGGGCGACGAGGTTGCCATCTTCCCGCCTGTCACCGGGGGCTGA
- a CDS encoding TetR/AcrR family transcriptional regulator, with translation MKTYDRIIQASLELFNEHGERSITTNHIAAHLGISPGNLYYHFRNKEEIIYQIFLQYRQFMETRLAVPVDRPIVVEDMINYLDTAFIGMWRFRFMFYDLPGLLSRNDKFAESYQKFVREDIIAILTKLFGEFSSIGLLATDAEEIDSLVINCWLIIKFWFAFQQASNPGGAITEEMGRRGIRQVLALFKPHVQAMFRPLFAEIEARYK, from the coding sequence ATGAAAACCTACGACCGGATTATACAAGCAAGCCTGGAACTGTTTAACGAACACGGCGAGCGCTCGATCACGACCAACCATATTGCGGCCCACCTCGGCATCAGCCCGGGCAACCTGTACTACCACTTCCGCAACAAGGAGGAGATCATTTATCAGATCTTCCTCCAGTACCGACAGTTCATGGAAACCCGCCTCGCCGTCCCGGTGGACCGCCCCATCGTGGTGGAGGACATGATCAACTACCTCGACACAGCCTTCATCGGCATGTGGCGCTTTCGTTTCATGTTCTATGACCTGCCCGGCCTGCTGTCGCGCAACGACAAGTTCGCCGAGAGCTACCAGAAATTCGTGCGCGAGGACATCATCGCGATCCTCACCAAGCTGTTCGGTGAATTCAGCTCCATTGGCCTGCTGGCGACTGACGCGGAGGAAATCGATTCGCTGGTCATCAATTGCTGGCTGATCATCAAGTTCTGGTTTGCCTTTCAACAGGCATCCAATCCCGGCGGCGCGATCACCGAGGAGATGGGCCGCCGTGGCATCCGCCAGGTGCTGGCACTATTCAAGCCGCACGTGCAGGCGATGTTCCGCCCGCTCTTCGCGGAAATCGAGGCGCGCTACAAATAG
- a CDS encoding DNA recombination protein RmuC encodes MIEILFGIATLFILVAAFVVVSRLRFLTDSQESLAVGVMQSLEEKHRAMLGDMHQALGEFADRLTRTDVDNNDRLRSAMTESFERLRGVVVSELQLARSTMQSLQQSQSEQLAANREQLLKQLGEFSQALSSKQDGLREELLTRLHETLAEQGKLQQELVQGTMRLTTEQLTKAVDSLTQVVDQRLELISGKVTERLDEGFKKTNETFANVMARLAVIDEAQKKIDGLTTNVVSLQELLGDKRSRGAFGEVQLEALVANILPAQFYRVQATLGNGTRADCVLNLPEPTGTVAIDSKFPLENYHRMFASPYGSPERLAAEKLFKADVKRHIDAIGEKYIVPGETSDGAVMFVPAEAVFAEIHAYHPELVQHALQKRVWIVSPTTMMAVLNTARAVIKDVETRRQVHIIKDALGKLGTEFKRFDLRMRKLADHIRMAHQDAEDVQITSQKISRRFEEIEQVRIEGPLEAAPLLEDGLVSGTEAVSVA; translated from the coding sequence ATGATCGAAATTCTGTTCGGCATTGCTACGCTGTTCATTCTGGTTGCTGCTTTCGTGGTCGTGTCGCGACTGCGCTTTCTGACCGACTCCCAAGAGTCGCTGGCAGTGGGGGTGATGCAGTCGCTCGAGGAAAAGCATCGCGCCATGCTGGGGGACATGCACCAGGCACTGGGTGAATTCGCCGACCGGCTGACGCGCACCGATGTCGACAACAACGACCGGCTGCGCAGCGCGATGACCGAATCGTTCGAGCGCCTGCGCGGTGTCGTGGTCAGTGAGCTGCAACTGGCGCGCAGCACGATGCAGTCGCTGCAGCAAAGCCAGTCCGAACAGCTGGCCGCCAACCGCGAGCAGCTGCTGAAACAGCTTGGTGAATTCTCTCAAGCACTGAGCAGCAAGCAGGACGGCCTGCGCGAGGAGCTGCTGACCCGCCTGCATGAAACGCTGGCCGAGCAGGGCAAGCTGCAGCAGGAGCTGGTGCAGGGCACGATGCGGCTGACCACCGAGCAGCTGACCAAAGCCGTCGATTCGCTGACCCAAGTCGTCGATCAGCGCCTGGAGCTGATTTCCGGCAAGGTGACGGAGCGGCTGGACGAGGGCTTCAAGAAGACCAATGAAACCTTCGCCAACGTCATGGCGCGGCTCGCGGTCATTGACGAAGCGCAGAAGAAGATCGACGGGCTGACCACCAATGTGGTGAGCCTGCAGGAGCTGCTCGGCGACAAGCGCTCACGCGGCGCGTTTGGCGAGGTGCAGCTTGAAGCGCTGGTGGCCAATATTTTGCCGGCACAGTTCTATCGTGTGCAGGCCACCCTGGGCAACGGCACGAGGGCTGACTGCGTGCTCAACCTGCCGGAGCCGACCGGCACCGTCGCCATCGATTCGAAGTTTCCCCTGGAAAACTACCATCGCATGTTCGCGAGCCCCTATGGCTCCCCCGAACGGCTGGCGGCCGAGAAGCTGTTCAAGGCGGATGTGAAGCGCCATATCGACGCGATCGGCGAGAAATATATCGTGCCGGGCGAGACATCGGACGGCGCGGTGATGTTCGTTCCGGCCGAAGCGGTGTTTGCCGAGATTCATGCCTATCACCCCGAGCTGGTGCAGCATGCGCTGCAGAAGCGAGTGTGGATCGTCTCACCGACGACCATGATGGCCGTGCTCAACACGGCCCGCGCGGTGATCAAGGATGTCGAGACACGGCGCCAGGTGCACATCATCAAGGATGCGCTGGGCAAGCTCGGCACGGAATTCAAGCGCTTCGACCTGCGCATGCGCAAGTTGGCCGACCATATCCGCATGGCGCATCAGGATGCGGAAGATGTGCAGATCACCAGCCAGAAGATTTCGCGTCGCTTCGAGGAAATCGAGCAGGTGCGCATCGAGGGGCCGCTGGAGGCTGCGCCGCTGCTCGAAGACGGGCTGGTGTCAGGGACCGAGGCGGTGTCTGTCGCTTAA
- the folD gene encoding bifunctional methylenetetrahydrofolate dehydrogenase/methenyltetrahydrofolate cyclohydrolase FolD: protein MTANIISGKAVSEQILGSVAERVKARLAAGKRAPTLAVILVGQDPASTIYVRNKRLKCEATGIRSLSYDLPDTTSQDELIGLVRKLNDDPTVDGILVQLPLPKHLDAEAVIETIHPEKDVDGFHPYNIGRLALKMPLLRPCTPRGVMTLLESTGIELKGKHAVVIGASNIVGRPQALELLLSRCTVTVCHSATYDLPDLVRQADIVVAGVGRPHFVKAEWLKPGAIVIDVGINRLDDGKVVGDVDFEAAKEVAGHITPVPGGVGLMTVATLLQNTVDACDRLAP, encoded by the coding sequence ATGACAGCAAACATCATCAGTGGCAAGGCCGTTTCCGAGCAGATTCTGGGTAGCGTGGCAGAGCGTGTCAAGGCCAGGCTGGCAGCAGGCAAGCGCGCGCCGACCCTGGCCGTGATCCTGGTGGGGCAGGATCCGGCCTCGACCATCTACGTTCGCAACAAGCGGCTGAAATGCGAGGCCACCGGCATTCGTTCGCTGTCTTATGATCTGCCCGATACCACGAGCCAGGACGAGCTGATCGGCCTGGTCAGGAAACTCAACGACGACCCGACCGTTGACGGCATTCTGGTCCAGCTCCCGCTCCCCAAGCACCTCGACGCCGAGGCGGTGATCGAGACCATCCACCCCGAAAAGGATGTCGACGGCTTCCATCCCTACAATATCGGCCGCCTGGCGCTCAAGATGCCGCTGCTGCGCCCATGCACGCCACGCGGCGTGATGACGCTGCTCGAATCGACCGGTATCGAGCTCAAGGGCAAGCATGCCGTGGTCATCGGCGCCTCCAATATCGTGGGGCGTCCGCAGGCGCTGGAGTTGTTGCTGTCCCGCTGCACGGTGACGGTGTGCCATAGCGCGACCTACGATTTGCCCGACCTGGTGCGCCAGGCGGATATCGTGGTGGCCGGGGTCGGCCGTCCGCACTTCGTCAAGGCTGAATGGCTCAAGCCCGGTGCGATCGTCATCGACGTCGGCATCAACCGCCTCGACGATGGCAAGGTGGTCGGTGACGTCGATTTCGAGGCGGCCAAGGAAGTGGCCGGCCACATCACGCCGGTACCGGGGGGCGTTGGCCTGATGACCGTTGCCACGTTGCTGCAAAACACGGTCGACGCCTGCGATCGCCTGGCCCCCTGA
- a CDS encoding hydrolase, translating into MTTHAYHAPRWLPGGHLQTIVPAFWRAQQGVTYRRERWITPDQDFIDLDWLDGPADAPLVVLFHGLEGSSQSHYALTLMRHIEQLGWRGVVPHFRGCSGELNLLPRAYHAGDSAEVDWILRRLRQHNNGAPIVAVGVSLGGNMLLKWSGEQEQAARDVVSAVAAISAPLDLVAAGPVLDAGLNKHIYTREFMRTLKTKALAKLATYPTLADHKRVTDATTFHEFDDAFTAPVHGFKGKDDYWARSSSKPWLRAIKVPALVINAQNDPFLPASALPTRSEVARSVETEFPLHGGHVGFLSGTFPGHLGWLPSRLENHFRRHL; encoded by the coding sequence ATGACCACACACGCTTACCATGCCCCCCGCTGGCTACCCGGCGGGCATCTGCAGACCATCGTGCCGGCATTCTGGCGTGCCCAGCAGGGCGTTACCTACCGCCGCGAGCGCTGGATCACGCCAGATCAGGACTTCATCGACCTCGACTGGCTCGACGGGCCGGCCGACGCGCCGCTCGTCGTCCTGTTTCATGGGCTGGAGGGCTCGTCCCAGAGCCATTACGCGCTGACGCTGATGCGCCACATCGAGCAGTTGGGCTGGCGCGGTGTCGTGCCACACTTTCGCGGCTGCAGCGGCGAACTGAACCTGCTGCCGCGCGCCTACCATGCCGGCGATTCGGCCGAGGTCGACTGGATACTGCGACGCCTGCGCCAGCACAACAATGGCGCACCGATCGTGGCGGTGGGCGTATCGCTGGGCGGCAATATGCTGCTCAAATGGAGCGGCGAGCAGGAGCAGGCAGCGCGCGACGTCGTCAGTGCGGTAGCCGCGATCTCGGCGCCACTGGACCTGGTTGCCGCCGGACCGGTACTCGATGCGGGCTTGAACAAGCACATCTATACCCGCGAGTTCATGCGCACGCTGAAGACCAAGGCACTCGCCAAGCTGGCCACCTATCCCACGCTGGCCGACCACAAGCGCGTCACCGACGCCACCACCTTTCACGAGTTCGATGACGCATTCACGGCGCCCGTGCATGGTTTCAAGGGCAAGGACGACTATTGGGCACGCTCGAGCAGCAAGCCATGGCTGCGTGCGATCAAGGTGCCGGCGCTGGTGATCAATGCGCAGAACGATCCCTTCCTGCCCGCCTCCGCCCTGCCGACCCGCAGCGAAGTGGCGCGTAGCGTGGAAACCGAGTTCCCTCTCCATGGTGGTCATGTGGGCTTTCTCTCGGGTACTTTCCCCGGTCATTTGGGCTGGCTTCCAAGCCGGCTGGAGAACCACTTCCGGCGCCATTTGTAA
- a CDS encoding phosphomannomutase/phosphoglucomutase — protein sequence MPSYPKEIFKAYDIRGIVGKTLTPEIVEAIGHAIGSEAVDRKQKAIAIGRDGRLSGPELSAALARGIQKAGVDVIDVGRVATPMLYFAAYQLETNSGVMVTGSHNPPEYNGLKMMLGTETLAGEAIQHLLQRLENNDLHHGEGQYREANIVEDYLNRIVGDLQLARPMNIVVDCGNGVAGAFAPVLYRRLNCRVRELFCEVDGTFPNHHPDPSQPKNLQDLIHALSTTDAELGLAFDGDGDRLGVVTKDGQIIYPDRQLMLFAGDVLSRNKGAKVIFDVKSTRNLTPWIEENGGEPIMCRTGHSFIKAKMKETGALLAGEMSGHVFFKERWFGFDDGMYAGARLLEILSQVEDPSEVLNNLPNAVSTPELNIKMKEGEHYALIEKLQRDAKFTKPKEVITLDGLRVEYKNGFGLARASNTTPVIVLRFEADDENALEAIKNDFRRVILDAAPEVELPF from the coding sequence GTGCCAAGTTATCCTAAAGAAATTTTCAAGGCATACGATATCCGCGGGATTGTCGGCAAGACCCTGACACCGGAGATCGTCGAGGCTATCGGCCATGCCATCGGCTCGGAGGCCGTCGATCGCAAGCAGAAGGCGATCGCCATCGGCCGTGACGGCCGCCTGTCCGGCCCGGAACTATCCGCAGCACTGGCACGGGGTATTCAAAAAGCAGGCGTTGACGTGATCGACGTCGGCCGCGTCGCCACCCCGATGCTCTATTTCGCCGCTTACCAGCTCGAAACCAACTCGGGCGTCATGGTCACCGGCAGCCACAACCCGCCCGAGTACAACGGCCTGAAGATGATGCTGGGGACGGAAACGCTGGCTGGCGAGGCGATCCAGCATCTGCTGCAGCGCCTGGAAAACAACGACTTGCATCACGGTGAAGGCCAGTACCGTGAAGCCAATATCGTCGAGGATTACCTGAACCGCATCGTCGGCGACCTGCAGCTGGCGCGCCCAATGAATATCGTGGTCGATTGCGGCAACGGCGTGGCCGGCGCCTTTGCGCCCGTACTGTACCGCCGCCTCAACTGCCGCGTGCGCGAGCTGTTCTGCGAAGTCGACGGCACCTTCCCCAATCACCACCCCGACCCGTCGCAACCGAAGAACCTGCAGGACCTGATCCACGCGTTGAGCACCACCGACGCCGAGCTGGGCCTGGCATTCGACGGTGATGGCGACCGCCTGGGCGTGGTCACCAAGGATGGGCAGATCATCTACCCCGATCGCCAGCTCATGCTGTTCGCCGGCGACGTGCTGTCGCGCAACAAGGGTGCGAAGGTCATCTTCGACGTCAAGTCGACACGCAACCTGACGCCATGGATCGAGGAAAACGGTGGCGAGCCGATCATGTGCCGTACCGGCCATAGCTTCATCAAGGCCAAGATGAAGGAAACCGGCGCGCTGCTCGCGGGCGAGATGAGCGGCCACGTGTTCTTCAAGGAGCGCTGGTTCGGCTTCGACGACGGCATGTACGCCGGTGCGCGCCTGCTGGAGATCCTGAGCCAGGTGGAAGACCCGAGCGAAGTCCTCAACAACCTGCCGAATGCCGTCAGCACGCCGGAACTCAACATCAAGATGAAGGAAGGCGAGCATTACGCGCTGATCGAAAAGCTGCAGCGCGATGCCAAGTTCACCAAGCCCAAGGAAGTGATCACGCTCGACGGCCTGCGCGTGGAATACAAGAATGGCTTTGGCCTGGCGCGCGCCTCGAACACCACGCCGGTCATCGTGCTGCGCTTCGAGGCGGACGACGAGAATGCACTGGAAGCGATCAAGAACGACTTCCGCCGTGTGATTCTCGATGCCGCACCGGAAGTCGAGCTGCCGTTCTGA
- a CDS encoding sulfate ABC transporter substrate-binding protein, producing the protein MRFTTQLATLAIAAAVALPSFAADINLLNVSYDPTRELYQDFDKAFSAYYKQKTGDNVSVKASHGGSGKQGRAVIDGLEADVVTLALAYDIDEIAERAKLLDPAWQKRLPHNASPYTSTIVFLVRKGNPKQIKDWGDLVKPGTQVITPNPKTSGGARWNYLAAWGYALKQPGGNEARAKDFVQRLYKNVPVLDSGARGATTTFVERGIGDVLLAWENEALLAVKELGPDKFDIVAPSLSILAEPPVAVVDKNAAKHGTTKVAQAYLEYLYSPQGQEIAAQSYYRPIDAKVADKYAKQFPKVNLFKIDEVFGGWQKTQKTHFADGGLFDQIYGIR; encoded by the coding sequence ATGCGCTTTACCACCCAACTGGCCACGCTGGCCATCGCTGCGGCAGTTGCCCTGCCCTCGTTCGCGGCTGATATCAATCTGCTGAATGTCTCCTACGACCCGACCCGCGAGCTGTATCAGGATTTCGACAAGGCCTTCTCCGCCTACTACAAGCAGAAGACCGGCGACAACGTATCGGTCAAGGCATCGCACGGCGGCTCCGGCAAGCAGGGGCGTGCCGTCATCGACGGGCTCGAGGCCGATGTCGTCACCCTCGCCCTGGCCTACGACATCGACGAGATCGCGGAAAGGGCCAAACTGCTCGACCCTGCCTGGCAAAAACGCCTGCCGCACAACGCTTCGCCCTATACCTCGACCATCGTATTCCTGGTGCGCAAGGGCAATCCCAAGCAGATCAAGGACTGGGGCGACCTGGTGAAACCCGGTACGCAAGTGATCACGCCCAATCCCAAGACCTCGGGCGGTGCACGCTGGAATTACCTGGCGGCCTGGGGCTACGCGCTGAAACAGCCGGGCGGCAACGAGGCCCGCGCCAAGGATTTCGTGCAGCGCCTGTACAAGAATGTGCCCGTGCTCGACTCCGGCGCCCGCGGTGCCACGACGACCTTCGTCGAACGCGGCATCGGCGACGTGCTGCTGGCCTGGGAAAATGAAGCCCTGCTGGCGGTCAAGGAACTCGGCCCGGACAAATTCGACATCGTCGCGCCATCCCTGTCGATCCTCGCCGAGCCGCCGGTCGCCGTTGTCGACAAGAACGCGGCGAAGCACGGCACGACCAAGGTAGCGCAGGCCTATCTCGAATACCTGTATAGCCCACAAGGCCAGGAAATCGCTGCGCAGAGCTACTATCGCCCGATCGATGCAAAGGTGGCCGACAAGTACGCCAAGCAATTCCCCAAGGTCAATCTGTTCAAGATCGACGAGGTTTTTGGCGGCTGGCAAAAGACGCAGAAGACACACTTCGCCGACGGTGGCCTGTTCGATCAGATCTACGGCATCCGATAA
- a CDS encoding O-acetylhomoserine aminocarboxypropyltransferase/cysteine synthase family protein has translation MRLETIAVHGGYSPDPTTKAVAVPIYQTTSYAFDSTQHGADLFDLKVQGNIYTRIMNPTTDVLEKRLAELEGGVGALALASGQAAITYAVLTIAEAGDNIISSSTLYGGTYNLFAHTLPQYGITTRFADYRDPTSFEKLIDERTKALYIESIGNPLGNVIDIGALAEIAHRHGVPLIVDNTVATPYLCRPFEHGADIVVHSLTKYLGGHGNSIGGAIVDSGKFPWAEHKERFKRLNEPDVSYHGVVYTEALGAAAYIGRARVVPLRNMGAALSPFNSFLILQGIETLALRMDRINDNTLAIAKHLQNHEKVEWVQYAALDNSPTKPLVDRYLGGKASGVLSFGIKGGRDAGGRFIDALQLITRLVNIGDAKSLACHPASTTHRQLSPAELERAGVREDMIRLSIGIEHIDDLFDDINQALAAAS, from the coding sequence ATGCGCCTGGAAACCATCGCTGTACACGGCGGCTACAGCCCCGACCCGACCACCAAGGCCGTCGCCGTGCCGATCTACCAGACCACCAGCTATGCTTTCGACAGCACGCAGCACGGCGCCGACCTGTTCGACCTCAAGGTGCAGGGTAACATCTACACCCGCATCATGAACCCGACCACCGATGTGCTGGAAAAACGCCTGGCCGAGCTGGAAGGTGGTGTGGGCGCGCTGGCGCTGGCATCCGGGCAGGCGGCGATCACCTACGCGGTCCTGACGATCGCCGAGGCCGGCGACAACATCATCTCGAGCAGCACCCTGTATGGCGGCACCTATAACCTGTTCGCGCATACCCTGCCGCAATATGGCATCACCACGCGCTTTGCCGACTACCGCGATCCAACCAGCTTCGAGAAGCTGATCGACGAGCGCACCAAGGCGCTGTACATCGAATCGATAGGCAACCCGCTCGGCAATGTGATCGACATCGGTGCACTGGCCGAGATCGCGCATCGCCATGGCGTACCGCTGATCGTCGACAACACCGTCGCCACGCCTTACCTGTGCCGCCCGTTCGAACACGGTGCCGACATCGTGGTGCACTCACTGACCAAATACCTGGGTGGCCACGGCAACAGCATCGGCGGTGCGATCGTCGATTCGGGCAAGTTCCCCTGGGCTGAGCACAAGGAACGCTTCAAGCGCCTCAACGAGCCGGATGTCAGCTACCACGGCGTGGTCTACACCGAGGCGTTGGGCGCTGCAGCCTATATCGGCCGTGCGCGCGTCGTGCCGCTGCGCAATATGGGTGCGGCGCTGAGCCCGTTCAACAGCTTCCTGATCCTGCAAGGCATCGAGACGCTGGCTCTGCGCATGGATCGCATCAACGACAATACCCTGGCCATTGCCAAGCACCTGCAGAACCACGAGAAGGTGGAGTGGGTGCAATATGCGGCGCTCGACAACAGCCCGACCAAGCCGCTGGTCGACCGCTACCTTGGCGGCAAGGCTTCCGGCGTGCTGAGTTTCGGCATCAAGGGCGGGCGTGATGCCGGTGGGCGCTTCATCGATGCGCTGCAGCTGATCACGCGGCTGGTGAACATCGGTGACGCCAAGTCGCTCGCGTGTCACCCGGCCAGCACGACGCATCGCCAGCTGTCACCCGCTGAGCTCGAGCGCGCGGGGGTTCGCGAAGACATGATCCGCCTGTCGATCGGCATCGAGCACATCGATGACCTGTTCGACGACATCAATCAGGCGCTCGCCGCGGCCAGCTGA
- a CDS encoding EAL domain-containing protein codes for METSKIADCIDRVYGEHFLAFPLGQLADNRVIGSFFKYQLESRFQPIVRLHDGVAIGHDSTVECHAPDGGQIEAARLFALALDNSGLVSLDRMVRTLHALNYFAIQQGPGRLFLSVQQRLLETVKSDHGRFFERILQQFDIATGRVVIQLPPRAREDVALLGRVIRNYRSCGYGVAVEQQGDDLGWLAALGDTQPDFIKWQAASATQAGLEQATRVAQGLGVEPVATVMDRAHHVERPTAMASR; via the coding sequence ATGGAAACCAGCAAGATCGCGGATTGCATCGACCGTGTCTACGGCGAACACTTTCTGGCCTTCCCGCTAGGCCAGCTGGCGGACAACCGGGTGATCGGCTCATTCTTCAAATACCAGCTGGAAAGCCGCTTTCAGCCCATCGTGCGGCTGCATGATGGCGTGGCGATCGGCCATGACAGCACGGTCGAATGTCATGCGCCGGACGGCGGCCAGATCGAGGCTGCACGCCTGTTCGCGCTCGCCCTCGACAACAGCGGCCTGGTCAGCCTCGACCGCATGGTGCGCACGCTGCACGCGCTCAACTACTTTGCCATCCAGCAAGGCCCTGGGCGCCTGTTCCTGAGCGTGCAGCAACGCCTGCTTGAGACGGTAAAAAGCGATCATGGGCGCTTTTTTGAACGGATATTGCAGCAGTTCGACATCGCGACCGGGCGCGTGGTGATCCAGCTGCCGCCGCGTGCGCGGGAAGACGTGGCCTTGCTGGGCAGGGTGATCCGCAACTATCGATCATGCGGGTATGGCGTGGCCGTCGAACAGCAAGGAGACGATCTCGGCTGGCTGGCGGCCCTTGGCGACACACAGCCTGATTTCATCAAGTGGCAGGCGGCCTCTGCGACGCAAGCGGGGCTAGAGCAGGCAACGCGCGTGGCACAGGGACTGGGCGTGGAACCCGTCGCCACCGTCATGGACCGCGCCCACCATGTGGAGCGGCCGACGGCGATGGCAAGCAGGTAG